A portion of the Microlunatus phosphovorus NM-1 genome contains these proteins:
- a CDS encoding MaoC/PaaZ C-terminal domain-containing protein: MSELDIAQVSVGDRLPSLSVHFTRETLVRYAGASTDFNPIHYSNFYAAQVGLPGVIAHGMLTMGSALRLVTDWVGDPARVRSYFVRFTKPVVVPDDAEGAEVVFNGVVQSIDGSEVTIAIEAVADEVKVLGAARAVVDLGAVVDLGA, from the coding sequence ATGAGTGAGCTGGACATTGCCCAGGTCAGCGTCGGGGACCGGTTGCCGAGTCTGAGCGTCCACTTCACCCGGGAGACGCTGGTCCGCTATGCCGGTGCGTCCACCGACTTCAACCCGATCCACTATTCGAACTTCTACGCCGCCCAGGTCGGCCTGCCCGGTGTGATCGCGCACGGCATGCTGACGATGGGCAGCGCGCTACGGCTGGTGACCGACTGGGTCGGCGATCCGGCGCGGGTGCGCTCCTACTTCGTCCGGTTCACCAAGCCGGTCGTGGTGCCGGACGACGCCGAAGGTGCCGAGGTCGTCTTCAACGGGGTCGTTCAGTCGATCGACGGGTCGGAGGTCACTATCGCCATCGAGGCGGTCGCCGATGAGGTCAAGGTCCTCGGCGCAGCTCGGGCCGTCGTGGACCTCGGGGCTGTCGTGGATCTCGGGGCATAG
- the rpmG gene encoding 50S ribosomal protein L33: protein MAKSTDVRPKITMACTVCKERNYITKKNRRNDPDRLELKKFCPRCHSHTAHRETR from the coding sequence ATGGCCAAGTCCACGGATGTGCGCCCCAAGATCACCATGGCCTGCACCGTGTGCAAGGAGCGGAACTACATCACCAAGAAGAACCGGCGGAATGACCCCGACCGGCTCGAGCTGAAGAAGTTCTGCCCGCGTTGCCACAGCCACACCGCTCACCGCGAGACCCGCTGA
- a CDS encoding long-chain-fatty-acid--CoA ligase: MSANIARWLTDRASSEPGLPAIKQGEHVLNYAALDAAAARCATLLADRGVTAGDRVALIMPNVAYFPIAYYAILRLGAIVVPMNPLLKAGEIAYTWQDAGVKVAVVFAVFAEEAGKAAEVTGTDLLVVVPGEFEQALAGAAPTEAVAERTGEDTAVILYTSGTTGKPKGAELSHDNLGSNVRTDLATLMPLEPGDVVFGGLPLFHSFGQTCGLNAAIAAGACLTLLPKFDPEEALRIVAADGVTVFLGVPTMYVGLLSVSDPGRFDTSKLRLAASGGASLPVEVLYEAQRRFGFQLLEGYGLSETSPIASFNHPDRPAKPGSVGTPIAGVEFQLWDADDTEVADGEVGEIVIRGENVMKGYWNNPDATTEAMRGGWFHSGDLATRDADGYYFIVDRKKDMIIRNGLNVYPREIEEVLYTHPAVAEAAVFGVPDALHGEEIAALVTLKEGAEATEEEIRDHVKDRLAIYKYPRIVRFGTLPKGPTGKILKREIKLDA; this comes from the coding sequence ATGAGTGCGAACATCGCCCGCTGGCTCACCGACCGCGCCAGCTCCGAACCCGGACTGCCCGCCATCAAGCAGGGCGAGCACGTCCTCAACTATGCCGCGCTCGACGCGGCCGCGGCCCGGTGCGCCACTTTGCTCGCCGACCGCGGAGTGACCGCGGGGGACCGGGTCGCGCTGATCATGCCGAATGTCGCGTACTTCCCCATCGCCTACTACGCGATCCTGCGACTCGGCGCCATCGTGGTGCCGATGAACCCGCTGCTCAAGGCGGGTGAGATCGCCTACACCTGGCAGGACGCCGGAGTGAAGGTGGCGGTGGTGTTCGCGGTGTTCGCCGAGGAGGCCGGCAAGGCGGCCGAGGTGACCGGGACCGACCTGCTCGTCGTGGTGCCCGGCGAGTTCGAGCAAGCGCTGGCCGGTGCGGCCCCGACCGAGGCCGTGGCCGAGCGGACCGGCGAGGACACCGCGGTCATCCTCTACACCTCCGGCACGACCGGAAAGCCCAAGGGCGCCGAGTTGAGCCACGACAACCTCGGCAGCAACGTGCGCACCGATCTGGCTACCTTGATGCCGCTCGAGCCCGGCGACGTGGTGTTCGGCGGACTGCCCTTGTTCCACTCCTTCGGCCAGACCTGCGGCCTCAACGCCGCGATCGCCGCTGGCGCCTGCCTCACGCTGCTGCCGAAGTTCGACCCCGAGGAGGCGCTGCGGATCGTGGCCGCCGACGGCGTGACGGTGTTCCTCGGCGTGCCGACCATGTATGTCGGACTGCTTTCCGTGTCGGACCCCGGCAGATTCGACACCAGCAAGCTGCGACTGGCGGCGTCCGGTGGCGCCTCGCTGCCGGTGGAGGTGCTGTACGAGGCGCAGCGTCGATTCGGGTTCCAGCTACTGGAGGGGTATGGGCTGTCGGAGACCTCCCCGATCGCGTCCTTCAATCATCCGGATCGGCCGGCCAAGCCTGGCTCGGTGGGGACGCCGATCGCCGGTGTGGAGTTCCAGCTCTGGGATGCCGACGACACCGAGGTGGCCGACGGTGAGGTCGGCGAGATCGTGATCCGCGGCGAGAACGTGATGAAGGGCTACTGGAACAACCCGGACGCCACGACCGAGGCGATGCGCGGCGGTTGGTTCCACAGCGGCGACCTCGCGACCCGGGACGCGGACGGGTACTACTTCATCGTCGACCGCAAGAAGGACATGATCATCCGCAACGGGCTGAACGTGTATCCGCGAGAGATCGAGGAGGTCCTCTACACCCATCCGGCGGTCGCGGAGGCGGCAGTCTTCGGCGTGCCGGACGCCCTGCACGGCGAGGAGATCGCTGCGCTGGTGACCCTCAAGGAGGGCGCGGAGGCGACCGAGGAGGAGATCCGCGACCACGTGAAGGACCGGCTCGCGATCTACAAGTATCCGCGAATCGTCCGGTTCGGCACCCTGCCGAAGGGCCCCACCGGGAAGATCCTCAAGCGGGAGATCAAGCTCGACGCCTGA
- a CDS encoding FUSC family protein yields the protein MNISGKLDRTRRVVLADLVALRPAQGTRRGAIRAAVTMTTMLTGLAVAGRLDWSIYATFGAFTCVYGGSRPRPERWRTQAFLGLLLTAAVASGALVGLSDQRRWLAIPVVALWATAGAVLSDRYSWRPPGPLFVVFAVATCSAIPTTPPVVLIALGLAALTAAFAVLLGVLEARWLPGRSWRPPPPGLPPPPAHRQRIQAIRCAVAVAIAGLISTTAGIPHPYWAMIAAVVPLAARPLRAQLVRGVHRTLGTLVGLAVAAALLVAPLPVAVTIALIAVLQGTAELLVIRNYGLALVAITPLSLLSMQLANPQPVPALLVDRLVETLIGVAVGLVVAIVTRDRTVPFVDGYAPR from the coding sequence ATGAACATCTCCGGCAAGCTCGACAGAACTCGGCGGGTGGTGCTGGCGGACCTGGTCGCCCTCCGTCCCGCGCAGGGCACTCGTCGGGGTGCCATCCGCGCGGCCGTCACGATGACGACGATGCTCACCGGGTTGGCCGTCGCAGGCCGACTCGACTGGTCGATCTATGCGACCTTCGGAGCCTTCACCTGTGTCTACGGCGGCAGCCGTCCCCGGCCGGAGCGCTGGCGTACCCAGGCCTTCCTCGGCCTGCTGCTGACCGCCGCCGTCGCCTCCGGTGCCCTGGTCGGCCTCAGCGATCAGCGCCGCTGGCTGGCCATCCCGGTGGTCGCGCTGTGGGCCACGGCGGGCGCGGTGCTCTCCGATCGCTACTCCTGGCGACCGCCGGGCCCGCTCTTCGTGGTGTTCGCCGTCGCCACCTGCAGTGCCATCCCGACCACACCGCCGGTGGTGTTGATCGCCCTTGGCCTTGCCGCGCTGACCGCCGCCTTCGCGGTCCTGCTCGGAGTGCTGGAGGCGCGCTGGCTGCCCGGTCGATCCTGGAGACCACCGCCACCGGGCCTGCCGCCGCCACCGGCGCATCGGCAACGGATCCAGGCGATCCGGTGTGCGGTCGCCGTCGCGATTGCCGGGCTGATCTCGACGACCGCCGGGATCCCCCACCCCTATTGGGCGATGATCGCCGCGGTGGTGCCGCTCGCCGCCCGGCCGTTGCGGGCGCAGTTGGTGCGCGGCGTCCACCGCACGCTGGGGACCCTGGTGGGCCTGGCGGTCGCCGCAGCGCTGCTGGTCGCGCCGCTGCCGGTGGCGGTGACGATCGCTCTGATCGCTGTGCTGCAGGGGACTGCTGAGCTGCTGGTGATCCGCAACTACGGCTTGGCGCTGGTCGCGATCACACCGCTCTCACTGCTCTCGATGCAGCTGGCCAACCCGCAGCCGGTGCCGGCCCTGCTCGTCGACCGGCTGGTCGAGACCCTGATCGGGGTTGCCGTCGGACTGGTGGTCGCGATCGTCACTCGCGACCGTACGGTGCCCTTCGTCGACGGATACGCGCCGCGGTAG
- a CDS encoding FAS1-like dehydratase domain-containing protein, translating into MPITADHAGRRYPPTAPYEVSAAKIAEFARALGDDNPAYFGADPIAPPTFVAVISSAAWESMFDDPELGLALRRIVHGDQRFTYQRPLRPGDTVQATLTIDRVRNRGASDIISSSVEVETLDGELICTAAATFFHAHEGDS; encoded by the coding sequence ATGCCCATCACCGCCGACCATGCCGGTCGTCGCTACCCGCCGACCGCACCGTACGAGGTCTCGGCAGCCAAGATCGCCGAGTTCGCTCGTGCTCTCGGCGACGACAATCCCGCCTACTTCGGTGCTGACCCGATCGCGCCGCCGACCTTCGTCGCGGTGATCTCGTCGGCGGCGTGGGAGTCGATGTTCGACGACCCTGAGCTCGGGCTGGCGCTGCGCCGGATCGTGCACGGCGATCAGCGGTTCACCTACCAGCGCCCGCTGCGCCCCGGTGACACGGTGCAGGCCACCTTGACCATCGACCGGGTACGCAACCGTGGTGCCTCCGACATCATCTCCTCCTCCGTCGAAGTGGAGACCCTGGACGGCGAGCTGATCTGCACTGCTGCGGCGACCTTCTTCCACGCCCACGAGGGGGACTCATGA
- a CDS encoding sirohydrochlorin chelatase encodes MSRRESSAALSRSRSPRIDSPPLIGLAHGSRHAGVTQGIEALLAEVAVQTGVATYPAYLDLTSPDLDAVAVMLAAAGERTAVVVPLLFTEAFHARIDVPAAVARATEVSGVRFTIAPVLGTADDVLEVVAQRLAAAGTGDDEPVLLYAVGSSRAAANAAVADLADRLSARRGAPVRAGFGTTDPQATDVLAEWAVPAGTVVPLFVAPGLLLDAIATAVTAAGWRLADPLGTLLAPLVAERHRASLNRARAGSSER; translated from the coding sequence ATGAGCCGCCGAGAATCCTCGGCGGCTTTGTCGCGTTCCAGGTCACCCCGGATCGACTCACCGCCACTGATCGGCTTGGCCCATGGCAGTCGGCACGCCGGTGTCACACAGGGGATCGAGGCCCTGCTGGCGGAGGTCGCCGTCCAGACCGGTGTGGCGACCTACCCGGCGTACCTGGACCTCACCTCACCGGATCTGGATGCCGTCGCAGTGATGCTGGCAGCGGCGGGGGAGCGTACGGCGGTGGTGGTCCCCTTGCTGTTCACCGAGGCGTTCCATGCCCGGATCGACGTGCCGGCCGCGGTCGCTCGCGCTACTGAGGTTTCGGGAGTTCGGTTCACCATCGCTCCGGTGCTCGGCACGGCTGACGACGTCCTCGAGGTGGTGGCTCAGCGGCTGGCCGCCGCAGGCACCGGAGACGACGAGCCGGTGCTGCTCTATGCCGTGGGCTCCTCGCGGGCTGCCGCCAATGCTGCGGTCGCCGACCTTGCCGACCGATTGTCCGCCCGCCGTGGCGCGCCGGTACGGGCCGGTTTCGGGACCACCGACCCCCAGGCCACGGACGTGCTCGCCGAATGGGCCGTCCCGGCCGGCACCGTGGTGCCGTTGTTCGTCGCTCCCGGACTGCTGCTCGACGCCATCGCCACCGCAGTGACCGCCGCCGGCTGGCGACTGGCCGACCCCCTCGGCACCCTCCTCGCCCCCCTGGTGGCCGAGCGCCATCGGGCGTCCCTGAATCGAGCCCGAGCCGGATCGAGCGAGCGTTAG
- a CDS encoding PrsW family intramembrane metalloprotease, with product MSELSARVPRRHRFAWLLVLVGGVAAYLIVLRTLVATQNPLYVPSLLLLGSAVVPAAVLVYAASGRQGSPVGAGVIAAVAGIGGVFGTVAAGTLEYDTLQRLGAVPMIMVGLIEESAKLVVPIVILIFVRRLRVPAAGVVIGVASGMGFATLETMGYGFSALLQTRSIAELDQTLLLRGLLSPAGHVAWTGITTAALWHVASAPRKGRAVLLFLGAFAGSVALHALWDGTNSVLVRAIVGLVSFGALLIVVRRSRRLGSANPIPPGPIPPDSMGTSVERA from the coding sequence ATGAGCGAGCTATCTGCACGAGTTCCGAGGCGGCACCGGTTCGCCTGGCTGCTGGTCCTGGTGGGCGGCGTGGCCGCTTACCTGATCGTGCTGCGTACGCTGGTCGCCACCCAGAACCCGCTGTATGTGCCGTCGCTGCTGTTGCTCGGCTCGGCCGTGGTGCCGGCGGCGGTGCTCGTCTATGCGGCATCCGGCCGACAAGGCTCGCCGGTCGGTGCCGGGGTGATTGCCGCGGTGGCCGGGATCGGCGGGGTGTTCGGCACCGTCGCGGCCGGCACCTTGGAGTACGACACGCTGCAACGCCTCGGTGCGGTCCCGATGATCATGGTCGGGCTGATCGAGGAGTCGGCCAAGCTGGTCGTCCCGATCGTGATCTTGATCTTCGTACGACGCCTTCGCGTGCCTGCTGCCGGGGTGGTGATCGGGGTCGCGTCGGGCATGGGTTTCGCCACCCTCGAGACGATGGGGTACGGCTTCTCCGCGCTGCTGCAGACCCGCTCGATCGCCGAGCTGGACCAGACCCTGCTGTTACGGGGGCTGCTGTCTCCGGCCGGCCACGTGGCCTGGACCGGGATCACCACGGCGGCGCTGTGGCATGTTGCGTCTGCCCCGCGCAAAGGCCGCGCGGTCCTGCTGTTCCTTGGCGCGTTTGCCGGCAGCGTCGCATTGCATGCGCTCTGGGACGGTACGAACAGTGTGCTCGTCCGGGCCATCGTCGGCCTGGTCAGCTTTGGTGCCCTGTTGATCGTCGTCCGTCGTTCCCGCCGACTCGGCTCGGCCAACCCGATCCCGCCCGGCCCTATTCCGCCCGACTCCATGGGGACTTCCGTCGAGCGAGCATGA
- a CDS encoding UDP-N-acetylmuramate dehydrogenase has product MSLAGTLAEVTTLRVGGPARTMITAGSEADLIDAVRAADETGEPVLVLGGGSNVLIGDEGFDGTVVRIATRGIDADVSTCSGATVRVAAGEDWDGFVARAVEQEWSGVEALSGIPGLVGATPIQNVGAYGAEVSQTIASVRTWDRVARRQTTFSVADCGFGYRWSRFKAEPDRYLVLEVTFQFSLGALSAPVRYAELARTLGVAVGTRVPASEVRASVLRLRAGKGMVLDAGDHDTWSAGSFFTNPILTSAEAAQLPMEAPRYDQPDGRVKTSAAWLIEHAGFGKGFGTEIGTGRATLSTKHTLAVTNRGGASASDVLELAREVRSGVVQQFGITLVPEPVLVGCFL; this is encoded by the coding sequence GTGAGTCTCGCGGGCACCCTCGCCGAGGTCACCACGCTGCGGGTCGGGGGACCGGCCCGGACCATGATCACCGCCGGCAGCGAGGCCGACCTGATCGATGCCGTTCGGGCCGCCGACGAGACCGGGGAACCGGTGCTGGTGCTCGGTGGCGGATCCAATGTGCTGATCGGCGACGAGGGATTCGACGGCACGGTGGTCCGGATTGCCACGCGCGGGATCGATGCGGACGTCTCCACCTGCAGCGGGGCAACGGTCCGGGTTGCCGCAGGGGAGGACTGGGACGGGTTCGTCGCGCGCGCGGTCGAACAGGAATGGAGCGGCGTCGAGGCCTTGTCCGGCATCCCCGGCTTGGTCGGCGCCACCCCGATCCAGAACGTCGGGGCCTACGGCGCCGAGGTCTCCCAGACCATCGCCAGCGTCCGGACCTGGGATCGGGTCGCCCGGCGCCAGACCACCTTCTCGGTTGCTGACTGCGGCTTCGGCTACCGCTGGTCACGGTTCAAGGCCGAGCCGGATCGCTATCTGGTGCTGGAAGTGACCTTCCAGTTCTCCCTGGGCGCGCTGTCGGCGCCGGTCCGCTATGCCGAACTGGCCCGGACGCTGGGCGTGGCCGTAGGCACCCGGGTGCCGGCGAGCGAGGTCCGTGCCTCGGTGCTCCGGCTGCGGGCCGGCAAAGGCATGGTGCTGGATGCCGGCGACCATGACACCTGGAGTGCCGGCTCCTTCTTCACCAACCCGATCCTGACGTCCGCCGAGGCGGCCCAGCTGCCAATGGAGGCGCCGCGTTATGACCAGCCGGACGGGCGGGTCAAGACCAGTGCCGCCTGGCTGATCGAGCACGCCGGCTTCGGCAAGGGGTTCGGCACCGAGATCGGCACGGGCCGAGCCACATTGTCGACGAAACACACGCTGGCCGTGACCAACCGGGGCGGCGCGAGCGCTTCCGATGTGCTGGAGCTGGCCCGCGAGGTCCGCTCCGGCGTCGTGCAACAGTTCGGCATCACCTTGGTGCCGGAGCCCGTGCTAGTGGGCTGCTTCTTGTGA